In a single window of the Pseudomonas entomophila genome:
- a CDS encoding glutathione S-transferase, whose amino-acid sequence MILYHSPLSPFVRKVMIVLHETGQLERVTLQGVNISPVNGDDQLNQGNPIGKIPALRLDDGSVLHDSRVICEYLDSQHVGNPLIPREGSVRWHRLTLASQADAIMDAAVASRYETFLRPADKQWDGWVEAQAEKIRRSLMNLEQAHLAELASGFDIAAIGVASALGYLDLRQPGFGWRERQPGLAAWYAEVSERPSMVATAPTL is encoded by the coding sequence ATGATCCTGTACCACTCGCCGCTGTCGCCGTTCGTGCGCAAGGTGATGATCGTGCTGCACGAGACCGGGCAGCTCGAGCGCGTGACCCTGCAAGGCGTCAACATCAGCCCGGTGAACGGCGACGACCAGCTCAACCAGGGCAACCCGATCGGCAAGATCCCGGCCCTGCGCCTGGACGACGGCAGCGTGCTGCACGACAGCCGGGTGATCTGCGAGTACCTCGACAGCCAGCACGTCGGCAACCCGCTGATTCCCCGCGAGGGTTCGGTGCGCTGGCACCGGCTGACGCTGGCCTCACAGGCCGATGCGATCATGGATGCGGCGGTGGCTTCGCGCTACGAGACCTTCCTGCGCCCTGCGGACAAGCAATGGGACGGTTGGGTCGAGGCGCAGGCCGAGAAGATCCGCCGCAGCCTGATGAACCTGGAACAGGCGCACCTGGCTGAACTGGCGTCGGGGTTCGATATCGCGGCCATCGGCGTGGCCAGTGCGCTGGGCTACCTGGACCTGCGCCAGCCCGGCTTCGGCTGGCGTGAGCGCCAGCCTGGGCTGGCGGCGTGGTATGCCGAGGTGAGTGAGCGGCCGTCGATGGTGGCCACAGCCCCGACGCTCTGA